TTACATTCTCGGCTTTGGGTTCACGATTGGGCAGATTCACTTTGAGGGGCTTGGCGTCGTAGCCGCTTGGATAGCTATGAGCCTTGAGACGTTCGCTACTGCGGCCCTCTTCTGGTGGGCGTTCAAGAGGGGAAAGTGGAAGTACGTGAAGGTGTGAACAAAAAGAAGTTGCTGAGGGACCAGCCGCTTCTAAAGCGCCGAGACGTGGAAGAGCGCCTCCATTGCCCTCCCGAAGAGATAGCTCAAGAATGCTGCTCCTAAACCCGTTGTCACCATCTCTACGACCTTTTTCCTGACTGAGATGCCCGACAGCAGGGAAATCAGCGAGGCCACGACCGCTAAGGCAGTCCCAGCGAAGAGCACCGAGAGCGGGAGGGCCGTCAGGGAGCTTGAGGCGAGGAAGTAGGGCGTAACGGGGAACACCACTCCAAGAAGGTACGCGAGGCCAGTATAGAGCGCGGAGCGGAGTTCGTTTTCGTCCGTCTCTTGAATCAGGAGCCTCATAACCGCGTCTCCCTTCTGGGCAAGTTCCTCCGCCGTCTTCTCAGCCACGTCCTTCGGCACGCCGCCCTCCACAAGTCTTGAAACAAGCTCCTCCTTCACCCTCCCCGGCGAGACTTTGAAGAGAACCTCCATCCTCCCCTGTACAGCTTCGTTTACCTGTCTCTGGGAGCGGACAGAGATAAACGCTCCTATCGCCATCGAAAGCGCCCCGGCGACGCCGACGATGAGGCCGCTTATTCCAACGAGCTGCGGGCTGTCGGGGTA
The sequence above is drawn from the Thermococcus pacificus genome and encodes:
- a CDS encoding VIT1/CCC1 transporter family protein; the protein is MDEMLKLARGFYRDEYADSVLYAQLAKTEKDARIREEFLRLSNIESKHAKFWHDFVRARGGEVPKPKVRKLSILSTKLLRKLLGPGAVASLLEMGENSAIQKYFKYLTTYADKFTDEEMVRIKDVILDELEHERFFYESKKRFHVENIRDFVLGMNDGLVEILGAVTGLSAVYPDSPQLVGISGLIVGVAGALSMAIGAFISVRSQRQVNEAVQGRMEVLFKVSPGRVKEELVSRLVEGGVPKDVAEKTAEELAQKGDAVMRLLIQETDENELRSALYTGLAYLLGVVFPVTPYFLASSSLTALPLSVLFAGTALAVVASLISLLSGISVRKKVVEMVTTGLGAAFLSYLFGRAMEALFHVSAL